A single Pseudomonas sp. MM223 DNA region contains:
- the vdh gene encoding Vanillin dehydrogenase (*Name vdh) has translation MLQVPLLIGGRSCPASDGRTFERRNPVTGEVVSQAAAATLADADAAVAAASAAFPAWAALAPGERRSRLLAGADLLQVRANDFIAAAGETGAMANWYGFNVKLAANMLREAAAMTTQITGEVIPSDVPGSFAMALRAPCGVVLGIAPWNAPVILATRAIAMPLACGNTVVLKASELSPAVHRLIGQVLHDAGLGDGVVNVISNAPEDAPAIVERLIANPAVRRVNFTGSTHVGRIVGELAARHLKPALLELGGKAPLLVLDDADLDATVEAAAFGAYFNQGQICMSTERLVVDSRIADAFVDKLAVKVAGLRAGDPQASTSVLGSLVSGVAGERIKALIDDAVAKGARLVCGGQLDGSILQPTLLDHVDSSMRLYGEESFGPVAVVLRAEGDEALLKLANDSEFGLSSAIFSRDTSRALALAQRVESGICHINGPTVHDEAQMPFGGVKSSGYGSFGSRTAIDQFTQLRWVTLQQGPRHYPI, from the coding sequence CGGCGGTAGCCGCCGCCAGTGCAGCGTTCCCGGCCTGGGCCGCCTTGGCGCCCGGTGAGCGTCGCAGCCGTTTGCTGGCCGGCGCAGACCTGCTACAGGTGCGGGCAAACGATTTCATCGCGGCGGCGGGTGAAACCGGGGCCATGGCCAACTGGTATGGCTTCAATGTGAAACTGGCGGCCAATATGCTGCGCGAAGCCGCTGCCATGACCACGCAGATTACCGGCGAAGTCATCCCCTCGGATGTACCCGGCAGTTTCGCCATGGCCTTGCGCGCACCGTGTGGCGTGGTGCTGGGCATCGCGCCCTGGAACGCCCCGGTCATCCTTGCCACCCGCGCCATCGCCATGCCGCTGGCGTGCGGCAACACGGTGGTGCTCAAGGCCTCGGAGCTGAGCCCGGCCGTGCACCGGCTGATCGGCCAGGTGCTGCACGATGCCGGCCTTGGCGACGGTGTGGTCAACGTGATCAGCAATGCCCCGGAAGACGCCCCGGCCATCGTCGAACGGTTGATCGCCAACCCGGCCGTGCGCCGGGTCAACTTCACCGGGTCTACCCACGTTGGGCGCATTGTCGGCGAGCTGGCGGCCCGGCATCTCAAGCCAGCCTTGCTGGAGCTGGGCGGCAAGGCCCCGTTGCTGGTACTGGACGACGCCGACCTTGACGCAACCGTCGAAGCCGCGGCGTTCGGTGCCTACTTCAACCAGGGGCAAATCTGCATGTCCACGGAGCGGCTGGTGGTGGACAGCCGCATCGCCGACGCCTTCGTCGACAAGCTGGCAGTGAAGGTGGCCGGGCTGCGCGCCGGCGACCCACAGGCCAGCACATCAGTACTCGGCTCGCTGGTCAGCGGCGTGGCCGGTGAGCGCATCAAGGCCCTGATTGACGATGCCGTGGCCAAGGGCGCACGCCTGGTGTGCGGTGGTCAGCTGGATGGCAGCATCCTGCAGCCAACCCTGCTGGACCACGTCGACAGCAGCATGCGCCTGTATGGCGAGGAGTCCTTCGGGCCGGTGGCGGTGGTGTTGCGTGCTGAGGGTGACGAGGCCCTGCTGAAGCTGGCCAATGACTCCGAGTTCGGCCTGTCGTCGGCCATCTTCAGCCGCGACACCAGCCGTGCACTGGCCTTGGCCCAGCGGGTGGAGTCGGGCATCTGCCATATCAATGGCCCGACCGTGCACGACGAGGCGCAAATGCCGTTCGGCGGGGTCAAGTCGAGCGGCTACGGCAGCTTCGGCAGCCGCACGGCCATCGATCAGTTCACCCAGTTGCGCTGGGTCACCCTGCAACAAGGCCCACGGCATTATCCCATCTGA